The window acacCGATTTTATTGTGTTAATAATCCTTTTTCGTTTGtattttagtaaatatttattgttggtagttgatttgtttttggttATTTGAAGACACAAGAATTGtgaattattaaagaaatttagaagaaaaactaaaatttgctcCGGTACTACTTTTATTATCACGGAGTGTTAGTAACTTATTTTTCActtaatgaaattattggcTGGAAATAGATAGAAATAGAAAATTGACGTTAaagtttaaagaaataattatgaTGAATTTGAatctaataaatttaaaattcaaatgctTTGTTTAAGGAAAATAGAACTGGGGTTGATAATatttgaagaagaaaaaagctGATGAGTAGACAGTACTTTCTTGACAAGAAATCTGGATTCTTGATCATTGTTTTTTGTCTTGACTTGAAATTATTAACTCAGCTGGTGTTTGGATTCTTGACAATACCAAGACAAAAAcgagaacattttttttattttcctgaaaCACTGTTTTCTCTTGCAGGTAAACCGGAGCATGCACCAGAAGGATGACGATGGCAGAGACGGCTGTTGAGTCTTCCACGGATAAAGTCAACAACAACCACCCTTTAGTCGTCAACCACAACCACCGACCAGCCACCAAACAACGCAAACGGAAGCGCCTCAGCCAAGTTCTGGACAAACTAACCGGAGGAGGACAAAACGACAGTCCCGACGACGACTCCTCACCccccaacaacaacaacatcgaCGACAATCAAGAACGCACCACCAAACACCTCCAACTCACCCCCGACGTTTTCAAATTCGACACTCCCGACGAAGATGTCTTCAGTCCTGCAAGTTCCAGCAACAAATCACCACACAGCTCAACCGAATCACCACGAATCAGCTTCAGTCCGTTGCGCCTCAAAGAAGACGACGCCAGTTGTAGCCCCCCTCTACCCTTCCAACGCACGTCCTGCCCCTGCTACCAGTGCATCACCGGGGTTGGCCACACGCCACAGCTCCACCCATATGACCGGTATTTCCCCGCCCCTAGCCCCGCCTCTCCCGGGAATTTCGAACGTTACTTCCACTCCAAGTACCTCCCGGACATCTTCCGGAGGCGCAGCCACTCGGATTCGGACCTCCCACTGTGGAAAAACTGGCCACACCCACTGACACTCCCCCAGGACTCGCCTCTGGACTTGTCGGTGAAGAAGCCCCTCCCATCGCCACTCCCCCTCTTCAGGGGGCCGGTGTCAGTGTCAGTCCCGGTGGTCAAAGGCGATGTTGCGTCACCAACCACCAAGGAGTCCGTGGCTTCGCGGTACAACCTGGAGGTCTCCCCCGTGGTGGAGGAGATGCCCCCAGGTTCGGACGTGGCGTATGTGTGCCCAGTTTGTGGGCAAATGTTCAGTCTGCACGATAGACTTGCCAAACACATGGCTTCAAGACACAAAAGTCGCCAAAACACCGGCGAAAGCACCGCCAAAGCGTACCTTTGTGACGTTTGCAAAAGGTCCTTTGCTCGGAGCGATATGCTGACGAGGCATATGAGGCTGCATACGGGGGTGAAGCCCTACACGTGCCGGGTCTGCGGGCAGGTCTTTTCCCGCTCGGACCACTTGTCGACGCACCAGAGGACGCACACGGGGGAGAAGCCCTACAAGTGCCCCCAGTGTCCCTACGCGGCCTGTCGCAGGGACATGATCACGAGACATATGAGGACGCACGCCAGGTATGAGCCAGAGTTGGTGGCCCCCGTTGTCAAGACTGAAAATCACTAGGATTTGGAGGAGGTGGGGGGGATTCTAGTCGCAACAACGGGGTTTGTTTGTTTGTGGTCATTGAAGATCTCATTTCATTCCAATGTGCGTCAATTGCCAGTTTAgacgatttttgtttttgtgccaAATCTAAATGGCCAGTGGCATGACTCGGAGCCTGTGGCACTGTTTTTATACACTTCTTTGGTTTTGGTGGGGGAGGAACCACGGAGCAAAAACGGTTTTTTACCACAAAAAATGTGCTAGCACGTATACTAAAACCAGAAATTTCTGATCAAAGTGGCATCTGAGTTGGCAACACagaaaagatataaaaatccTGCCAGTTTTTATATCTTTTCCTCGGCTTTCGCCGATATTTTTCAAAGTCGCCAACTTAACTACAAAGTCAAAGTCCATTTTGATTAATTGGTATGAGTTGAATTAttcaacacaaaaaatatatatctaAGTTGGCAATActaaatctgtatttttaaacagGACAATTGAAGTAAATttaaggaaataaaaatttcttttttaccGCTGTAGACCAGGTTTCAATATGAAATttgtcttttcaaaattttcaaaacatcAAAAGTTACGTAAATTACCTAAAAGCCGCTTTACGTGAAATTACCGTACtatcttgtttttttatcgTACTTTCTAAATTACAACTgaaaaacatttctttgaaCTGTTAAATgaccaaataaaaaacatatccCCAACtctaaaatgtttaaaaaactagaaatttccaatcaaaaagtttgtgactttaaaattgaattggCAACATGGTATGAGTTAAAAACTGGTCAAGAAAcaagagtttttaattttttcttaagagGAATCTTAAactttaacgattttttttattaaacaataacgaagagatttcaaaaaaatctgtgTTTAAGTGGGCAATGcaaaatcttatttttaaatactagTAGGTAGATATAATTGAagtaaacttaataaaattaaagtttttaattattaacttcTGTAAAACAGGCTTTACTTTGAAAATTGACTTCTCAAAATTTCCAAATCGCcaaaagttattatttaaggGCCATTTTACATGAAATGACGGTACTGTCTCGATTTTTTGcacatcaaaaaattacattttttcaaactccTATTCGTAGTTTTGAAATGTTATACAAGTaggtattttttacttaatgtgttttttaaattattactttctaaactgaaaattttaaactgttacagatAGTATAAAAACATATGtccaactcaaaaaaattatgaagactagaaatttttgatcaaaaactttaaaattaagttggcaacattgtctaaagtagacacaaaatataaaaaaaataactttgttaatattttttaatgttgacaacttaattttaaaggcACAAATCATTTTAGTTACAGTTTAAATGTTCTCATGATACGAACTGAAACTGGACAAAAACCacacgtttttatttatttttttaatttttttcttattaattaaacattgacaaaattcaaaaaaatcagtgTTTGAGTTGGCAATCATGAATCTTATTTTTGAGTTAGTACAACCGaagtaaatttaatgaaattaaaagatGTAATAACAggtttatgaaaatttttaactgaaattttgtaggactttaaaattaatttggcaaCATTGTCTAATGTAAAACTGGCTTAGTTTATATTTTCaacgttgccaacttaatttcaaggTCATAGGTCATTTTGATTAGAAATTATGATTATGGTTATGAAATTATGAGTTGAAACTGGacaagaactaaaaaaaatttgtttttttttaagagaaatctcaacttttttcttattaaacgTCGACaaatagatttaaaaaaaaatgagatgCCAGTATTCATTCAtgacataaaaacataatttacaACACTGTGCAGCTGAAGTATTGCCAACAGAAGACACGAAAGTGTTC of the Tribolium castaneum strain GA2 chromosome 1, icTriCast1.1, whole genome shotgun sequence genome contains:
- the LOC103312803 gene encoding early growth response protein 1, whose product is MTMAETAVESSTDKVNNNHPLVVNHNHRPATKQRKRKRLSQVLDKLTGGGQNDSPDDDSSPPNNNNIDDNQERTTKHLQLTPDVFKFDTPDEDVFSPASSSNKSPHSSTESPRISFSPLRLKEDDASCSPPLPFQRTSCPCYQCITGVGHTPQLHPYDRYFPAPSPASPGNFERYFHSKYLPDIFRRRSHSDSDLPLWKNWPHPLTLPQDSPLDLSVKKPLPSPLPLFRGPVSVSVPVVKGDVASPTTKESVASRYNLEVSPVVEEMPPGSDVAYVCPVCGQMFSLHDRLAKHMASRHKSRQNTGESTAKAYLCDVCKRSFARSDMLTRHMRLHTGVKPYTCRVCGQVFSRSDHLSTHQRTHTGEKPYKCPQCPYAACRRDMITRHMRTHARYEPELVAPVVKTENH